A part of Salvelinus alpinus chromosome 5, SLU_Salpinus.1, whole genome shotgun sequence genomic DNA contains:
- the LOC139576124 gene encoding F-actin-monooxygenase mical2b-like isoform X2 — protein sequence MGETEEEKDQAGKLFENFIQASTCKGTLQSFNLLCRLLDLDPQDHETFYCSLKTRLTSWRAKALWTKLDKRTCHKEYKKGQACVGTKCLIIGGGPCGLRTAIELALLGAKVVVIEKRDTFSRNNVLHLWPYTIHDLKGLGAKKFYGKFCAGAIDHISIRQLQLMLLKIALLIAVEFHVNVEFVKLLEPPENQENDGPGWRAEIRPADHPVANIDFDVVVGADGRRNTLEGFKRKEFRGKLAIAITANFVNRNTTAEAKVEEISGVAFIFNQKFFLDLKEETGIDLENIVYYKDNTHYFVMTAKKQSLLDKGVIIHDYIDTEMLLSSENVNQEALLGYAREAADFGTNYQLPTLDFAINACGQPDVAMFDFTSMYASENAALVRERFGHQLLVALVGDSLLEPFWPMGTGCARGFLAAFDSAWMVKRWAEGRTPLEVLAERESLYRILPQTTTENIGKNFEQYTIDPGTRYPNLISTCVRQNQVRHLYINGEMPVKSCSLERNATIRRPVNLARRESEIRPSRLLTWCQKQTEGYRNVSVTDLTTSWQSGLALCALIHRFRSHLIEFDSLNEEDSANNLQLACNLAEREFGIRPFTTGEEMAAGQEPDKTRMVTYLSKFYELFRGTPLPVSDSRGADENSEDYPSKAVRSMNKVLNLVPRKRIPKDEKKLEDTDPTYKRRRKVCSYLEEATNFSSQSASCVGEGREVKENKVRSMASQLLSKFEESNPSFTLRRQCDWGSERAPRPRSMDMTETPRFTNLRQQTPLNPPPKTQFPSATCAKYAAECIARPPPQPPPKPKLSPQLQAQLQSQHQPQPQFQPQPKLQPPSIPHPTLRKVRQADQTCAQMQPQTQPQKPESPEYTGYSPSCHSAVLAMSRMLQRLQEVEEKITQKKAQTQNAREFHNKSIKEKAVHLRALFSGDVNSTCQLDSDKQAIPSESDPILPNPSPEVTSLYLYPDITLSTFSPPHPYSSSSSCLLQPQSGSAGQTIPSPHILPAPRPKISSSLLCPEITLSTFSPPHTYSPSSSSSSCLLQHQPGSAEQTSPSPPILPAPTPKVTSLLCPEITLSTFSLPQTVSSSSSILLQLKTSQSGALDMQLCKKEMQRDPLNESHVCHSSGSTYVSQQQRTAILQPKPEPGFNNVKQRTVGKVSLAIAARAETLVTLYETDHRPKASSPCSPPASAPLSPVSLRREFPGSGDQCHSCQKRVYVVERISAEGLYFHRECFRCDTCGSVLRQGGHAFDSEQGKLYCKLHFTQRKNGMNHRRTFNSHLGQNGAGVQEGSGTQTPDCDTTEGLQSQSPGTFSSRLRKSLSWPLSVTRAVCDSPRLLSRWVYGTAHAVGLHFRANVQDYFFLYELLSLGVPLLFMLQEVLLQMYSETGPVSQSIQPLLLWLEEHLGHRLM from the exons atgggggagacagaggaggaaaagGACCAGGCAGGGAAGCTGTTTGAGAATTTCATCCAGGCCTCTACCTGTAAGGGCACCCTGCAGTCCTTCAACCTCCTGTGCAGGCTGCTGGATCTAGACCCTCAGGACCATGAGACGTTCTACTGTAGTCTGAAGACCAGGCTCACCTCCTGGAGGGCCAAGGCCCTCTGGACCAAACTGGACAAGAGAACCTGCCACAAGGAGTACAAGAAGGGCCAGGCTTGTGTGGGCACCAAA TGCCTGATCATCGGGGGAGGCCCATGTGGCTTGCGGACGGCCATCGAGCTGGCTCTGCTGGGGGCCAAGGTGGTGGTGATTGAGAAGAGGGACACCTTCTCCAGGAACAACGTGCTGCACTTGTGGCCCTACACCATCCACGACCTCAAGGGCCTCGGGGCCAAGAAGTTCTACGGCAAATTCTGTGCTGGAGCCATAGACCACATCA GTATTCGTCAGCTCCAGCTCATGCTGCTGAAGATCGCCCTGCTCATAGCTGTGGAGTTCCATGTCAATGTGGAGTTTGTCAAACTGCTGGAACCTCCAGAGAACCAGGAGAATGACG GGCCTGGCTGGAGAGCTGAGATCAGGCCTGCCGATCACCCCGTGGCAAACATTGACTTTGACGTGGTGGTGGGGGCTGATGGGAGGAGAAATACCCTGGAAG gGTTCAAGAGGAAGGAGTTCCGTGGTAAGCTGGCTATCGCCATCACGGCCAACTTTGTCAACAGGAACACCACGGCCGAGGCCAAGGTGGAGGAGATCAGCGGTGTGGCCTTCATCTTTAACCAGAAGTTCTTCCTGGACCTCAAAGAGGAAACAG GTATTGACCTGGAGAACATTGTGTActacaaggacaacacacactacTTTGTCATGACAGCAAAGAAGCAGAGCCTACTGGACAAGGGTGTCATCATTCAT GACTACATAGACACAGAGATGCTGCTGAGCAGTGAGAATGTGAACCAGGAAGCTCTGCTGGGTTACGCCCGCGAAGCCGCTGACTTTGGCACCAACTACCAGCTTCCCACGCTGGACTTTGCCATAAATGCCTGTGGCCAGCCGGACGTGGCCATGTTTGACTTCACCAGCATGTATGCCTCGGAGAACGCAGCGCTGGTCAGAGAACGCTTCGGACATCAGCTACTTGTGGCACTGGTTGGGGACAGCTTGTTAGAG ccGTTCTGGCCCATGGGTACAGGGTGTGCGAGAGGCTTCCTGGCTGCTTTTGACTCAGCCTGGATGGTGAAAAGGTGGGCTGAGGGCAGGACCCCTCTGGAGGTGCTAGCTGAGAG GGAGAGTCTTTACAGAATCCTGCCGCAGACAACCACTGAAAACATTGGCAAAAACTTTGAGCAGTACACCATTGACCCTGGGACTCGGTATCCCAACCTCATCTCCACCTGTGTCAGGCAAAACCAG GTGCGTCACCTGTACATCAATGGAGAAATGCCAGTGAAGTCGTGCTCTCTGGAGCGTAATGCTACAATACGTCGCCCTGTGAACCTGGCCAGACGAG agtcGGAGATCAGGCCGAGCAGGCTGCTGACGTGGTGTCAGAAACAGACCGAGGGCTACAGGAACGTGAGCGTGACTGACCTGACCACCTCGTGGCAGAGCGGCCTGGCTCTCTGTGCCCTCATCCACCGGTTCAGATCCCACCTCAT AGAGTTTGATTCGCTGAATGAGGAGGATTCGGCTAACAACCTCCAGCTGGCATGTAACCTGGCTGAGCGGGAGTTTGGGATCCGGCCCttcaccactggggaggagatgGCTGCTGGTCAGGAACCAGACAAGACCAGAATGGTCACCTACCTCTCCAAGTTCTACGAGCTGTTCCGCGGCACCCCCCTCCCCGTCTCAG ATTCTAGAGGGGCCGACGAAAACAGTGAAGACTATCCTTCCAAGGCAGTCAGAAGTATGAACAAAGTTCTGAACTTGGTACCAAGAAAGAGGATACCAAAG GATGAGAAGAAGCTAGAAGATACTGACCCAACGTACAAAAGGAGACGAAAAGTCTGCAGTTACTTGGAAGAG GCAACCAACTTCTCCAGTCAGAGTGCATCCTGTGTAGGTGAGGGGAGGGAGGTGAAGGAGAACAAGGTCCGCTCCATGGCCAGCCAGCTCCTGTCCAAGTTTGAGGAGAGCAACCCCAGTTTCACCCTCCGGAGACAG TGTGATTGGGGTTCTGAGAGGGCCCCTCGGCCACGCTCCATGGACATGACTGAGACCCCACGCTTCACCAACCTCAGGCAGCAGACCCCACTCAACCCTCCCCCCAAGACACAG TTTCCGTCTGCAACCTGTGCCAAATATGCAGCTGAGTGCATCGCTCGGCCCCCACCACAGCCTCCTCCCAAACCCAAGCTCTCTCCCCAGCTTCAAGCCCAGCTTCAGTCTCAgcaccagccccaaccccagttCCAGCCCCAACCTAAGCTCCAACCCCCATCCATCCCACATCCCACCCTCAGGAAGGTCAGACAGGCTGATCAGACATGTGCTCAGATGCAACCTCAGACGCAGCCTCAAAAGCCAGAGAGCCCAGAGTACACTGGCTACTCTCCCTCCTGCCACTCAGCAGTCCTAGCCATGTCTAGAATGCTCCAACGCCTTCAGGAAGTGGAGGAAAAGATCACCCAG AAGAAAGCTCAGACCCAGAATGCTAGAGAGTTTCACAATAAAAGTATCAAGGAGAAAGCGGTCCACCTGAGAGCACTGTTCTCTGGGGATGTGAACTCTACGTGCCAG CTTGATTCTGATAAACAGGCCATTCCCTCAGAGTCTGATCCCATCCTCCCTAACCCCAGTCCAGAAGTCACCTCATTATACCTTTACCCAGATATCACCCTTTCTACCTTCTCACCTCCTCATCCCtattcctcatcctcatcctgtCTACTACAACCTCAG TCTGGATCTGCTGGACAGACCATTCCCTCACCTCACATCCTCCCTGCTCCCCGTCCTAAAATCTCTTCATCACTACTTTGTCCAGAAATCACCCTTTCTACATTTTCACCCCCTCATACATAttctccatcctcttcctcctcttcctgtctaCTTCAACATCAG CCTGGATCTGCTGAACAGACCagtccctctcctcccatcctccctgcTCCCACTCCTAAAGTCACTTCCCTCCTTTGTCCAGAAATCACCCTTTCTACCTTCTCACTCCCTCAAACCGTTTCTTCATCCTCATCCATTCTACTCCAACTCAAG ACCAGTCAATCTGGGGCACTAGATATGCAGCTTTGTAAGAAAGAAATGCAAAGAGATCCCTTGAATGAGTCACATGTG TGTCACAGCAGTGGCTCCACATATGTATCCCAACAACAACGCACTGCAATACTACAACCAAAGCCAGAACCTGGTTTTAATAACGTCAAACAG CGGACGGTGGGGAAGGTGTCTCTGGCTATAGCAGCCAGGGCTGAGACGCTGGTCACCCTCTATGAGACTGACCACAGGCCTAAAGCCTCCTCCCCCTGTTCACCCCCAGCCTCTGCGCCTCTGTCTCCG GTTTCCTTGCGGAGGGAGTTCCCCGGGTCTGGTGACCAGTGTCACTCCTGTCAGAAGCGCGTGTATGTGGTGGAGAGGATCAGTGCTGAGGGACTTTATTTCCACAGGGAGTGCTTTCGCTGTGACACCTGTGGCTCCGTCCTGCGCCAGGGAGGCCATGCCTTCGACTCTGAGCAGG GCAAGTTATACTGCAAGCTGCACTTCACACAACGTAAAAATGGAATGAATCATCGGAGGACATTCAATTCACATCTG GGTCAGAATGGAGCCGGGGTTCAGGAGGGGTCAGGGACACAGACTCCTGACTGTGACACAACAGAAGGCCTGCAGAGCCAGTCACCAGGTACCTTCAGCTCCCGCCTGAGGAAGAGCCTGAGCTGGCCCCTGAGTGTGACCCGGGCTGTGTGTGACTCCCCCCGCCTCCTGTCTCGCTGGGTGTATGGTACGGCCCATGCTGTGGGCCTCCACTTTAGAGCCAATGTGCAGGACTATTTCTTCCTGTATGAGCTGCTGAGCCTGGGAGTGCCTCTGCTGTTCATGCTCCAGGAGGTGCTGCTGCAGATGTACTCTGAAACCGGGCCTGTCTCACAGTCCATCCAGCCCCTACTGCTGTGGCTGGAGGAACACCTAGGTCACAGGCTCATGTAG
- the LOC139576124 gene encoding F-actin-monooxygenase mical2b-like isoform X4 — protein MGETEEEKDQAGKLFENFIQASTCKGTLQSFNLLCRLLDLDPQDHETFYCSLKTRLTSWRAKALWTKLDKRTCHKEYKKGQACVGTKCLIIGGGPCGLRTAIELALLGAKVVVIEKRDTFSRNNVLHLWPYTIHDLKGLGAKKFYGKFCAGAIDHISIRQLQLMLLKIALLIAVEFHVNVEFVKLLEPPENQENDGPGWRAEIRPADHPVANIDFDVVVGADGRRNTLEGFKRKEFRGKLAIAITANFVNRNTTAEAKVEEISGVAFIFNQKFFLDLKEETGIDLENIVYYKDNTHYFVMTAKKQSLLDKGVIIHDYIDTEMLLSSENVNQEALLGYAREAADFGTNYQLPTLDFAINACGQPDVAMFDFTSMYASENAALVRERFGHQLLVALVGDSLLEPFWPMGTGCARGFLAAFDSAWMVKRWAEGRTPLEVLAERESLYRILPQTTTENIGKNFEQYTIDPGTRYPNLISTCVRQNQVRHLYINGEMPVKSCSLERNATIRRPVNLARRESEIRPSRLLTWCQKQTEGYRNVSVTDLTTSWQSGLALCALIHRFRSHLIEFDSLNEEDSANNLQLACNLAEREFGIRPFTTGEEMAAGQEPDKTRMVTYLSKFYELFRGTPLPVSDSRGADENSEDYPSKAVRSMNKVLNLVPRKRIPKDEKKLEDTDPTYKRRRKVCSYLEEATNFSSQSASCVGEGREVKENKVRSMASQLLSKFEESNPSFTLRRQSQCDWGSERAPRPRSMDMTETPRFTNLRQQTPLNPPPKTQFPSATCAKYAAECIARPPPQPPPKPKLSPQLQAQLQSQHQPQPQFQPQPKLQPPSIPHPTLRKVRQADQTCAQMQPQTQPQKPESPEYTGYSPSCHSAVLAMSRMLQRLQEVEEKITQKKAQTQNAREFHNKSIKEKAVHLRALFSGDVNSTCQLDSDKQAIPSESDPILPNPSPEVTSLYLYPDITLSTFSPPHPYSSSSSCLLQPQSGSAGQTIPSPHILPAPRPKISSSLLCPEITLSTFSPPHTYSPSSSSSSCLLQHQPGSAEQTSPSPPILPAPTPKVTSLLCPEITLSTFSLPQTVSSSSSILLQLKTSQSGALDMQLCKKEMQRDPLNESHVCHSSGSTYVSQQQRTAILQPKPEPGFNNVKQVSLRREFPGSGDQCHSCQKRVYVVERISAEGLYFHRECFRCDTCGSVLRQGGHAFDSEQGKLYCKLHFTQRKNGMNHRRTFNSHLGQNGAGVQEGSGTQTPDCDTTEGLQSQSPGTFSSRLRKSLSWPLSVTRAVCDSPRLLSRWVYGTAHAVGLHFRANVQDYFFLYELLSLGVPLLFMLQEVLLQMYSETGPVSQSIQPLLLWLEEHLGHRLM, from the exons atgggggagacagaggaggaaaagGACCAGGCAGGGAAGCTGTTTGAGAATTTCATCCAGGCCTCTACCTGTAAGGGCACCCTGCAGTCCTTCAACCTCCTGTGCAGGCTGCTGGATCTAGACCCTCAGGACCATGAGACGTTCTACTGTAGTCTGAAGACCAGGCTCACCTCCTGGAGGGCCAAGGCCCTCTGGACCAAACTGGACAAGAGAACCTGCCACAAGGAGTACAAGAAGGGCCAGGCTTGTGTGGGCACCAAA TGCCTGATCATCGGGGGAGGCCCATGTGGCTTGCGGACGGCCATCGAGCTGGCTCTGCTGGGGGCCAAGGTGGTGGTGATTGAGAAGAGGGACACCTTCTCCAGGAACAACGTGCTGCACTTGTGGCCCTACACCATCCACGACCTCAAGGGCCTCGGGGCCAAGAAGTTCTACGGCAAATTCTGTGCTGGAGCCATAGACCACATCA GTATTCGTCAGCTCCAGCTCATGCTGCTGAAGATCGCCCTGCTCATAGCTGTGGAGTTCCATGTCAATGTGGAGTTTGTCAAACTGCTGGAACCTCCAGAGAACCAGGAGAATGACG GGCCTGGCTGGAGAGCTGAGATCAGGCCTGCCGATCACCCCGTGGCAAACATTGACTTTGACGTGGTGGTGGGGGCTGATGGGAGGAGAAATACCCTGGAAG gGTTCAAGAGGAAGGAGTTCCGTGGTAAGCTGGCTATCGCCATCACGGCCAACTTTGTCAACAGGAACACCACGGCCGAGGCCAAGGTGGAGGAGATCAGCGGTGTGGCCTTCATCTTTAACCAGAAGTTCTTCCTGGACCTCAAAGAGGAAACAG GTATTGACCTGGAGAACATTGTGTActacaaggacaacacacactacTTTGTCATGACAGCAAAGAAGCAGAGCCTACTGGACAAGGGTGTCATCATTCAT GACTACATAGACACAGAGATGCTGCTGAGCAGTGAGAATGTGAACCAGGAAGCTCTGCTGGGTTACGCCCGCGAAGCCGCTGACTTTGGCACCAACTACCAGCTTCCCACGCTGGACTTTGCCATAAATGCCTGTGGCCAGCCGGACGTGGCCATGTTTGACTTCACCAGCATGTATGCCTCGGAGAACGCAGCGCTGGTCAGAGAACGCTTCGGACATCAGCTACTTGTGGCACTGGTTGGGGACAGCTTGTTAGAG ccGTTCTGGCCCATGGGTACAGGGTGTGCGAGAGGCTTCCTGGCTGCTTTTGACTCAGCCTGGATGGTGAAAAGGTGGGCTGAGGGCAGGACCCCTCTGGAGGTGCTAGCTGAGAG GGAGAGTCTTTACAGAATCCTGCCGCAGACAACCACTGAAAACATTGGCAAAAACTTTGAGCAGTACACCATTGACCCTGGGACTCGGTATCCCAACCTCATCTCCACCTGTGTCAGGCAAAACCAG GTGCGTCACCTGTACATCAATGGAGAAATGCCAGTGAAGTCGTGCTCTCTGGAGCGTAATGCTACAATACGTCGCCCTGTGAACCTGGCCAGACGAG agtcGGAGATCAGGCCGAGCAGGCTGCTGACGTGGTGTCAGAAACAGACCGAGGGCTACAGGAACGTGAGCGTGACTGACCTGACCACCTCGTGGCAGAGCGGCCTGGCTCTCTGTGCCCTCATCCACCGGTTCAGATCCCACCTCAT AGAGTTTGATTCGCTGAATGAGGAGGATTCGGCTAACAACCTCCAGCTGGCATGTAACCTGGCTGAGCGGGAGTTTGGGATCCGGCCCttcaccactggggaggagatgGCTGCTGGTCAGGAACCAGACAAGACCAGAATGGTCACCTACCTCTCCAAGTTCTACGAGCTGTTCCGCGGCACCCCCCTCCCCGTCTCAG ATTCTAGAGGGGCCGACGAAAACAGTGAAGACTATCCTTCCAAGGCAGTCAGAAGTATGAACAAAGTTCTGAACTTGGTACCAAGAAAGAGGATACCAAAG GATGAGAAGAAGCTAGAAGATACTGACCCAACGTACAAAAGGAGACGAAAAGTCTGCAGTTACTTGGAAGAG GCAACCAACTTCTCCAGTCAGAGTGCATCCTGTGTAGGTGAGGGGAGGGAGGTGAAGGAGAACAAGGTCCGCTCCATGGCCAGCCAGCTCCTGTCCAAGTTTGAGGAGAGCAACCCCAGTTTCACCCTCCGGAGACAG TCTCAGTGTGATTGGGGTTCTGAGAGGGCCCCTCGGCCACGCTCCATGGACATGACTGAGACCCCACGCTTCACCAACCTCAGGCAGCAGACCCCACTCAACCCTCCCCCCAAGACACAG TTTCCGTCTGCAACCTGTGCCAAATATGCAGCTGAGTGCATCGCTCGGCCCCCACCACAGCCTCCTCCCAAACCCAAGCTCTCTCCCCAGCTTCAAGCCCAGCTTCAGTCTCAgcaccagccccaaccccagttCCAGCCCCAACCTAAGCTCCAACCCCCATCCATCCCACATCCCACCCTCAGGAAGGTCAGACAGGCTGATCAGACATGTGCTCAGATGCAACCTCAGACGCAGCCTCAAAAGCCAGAGAGCCCAGAGTACACTGGCTACTCTCCCTCCTGCCACTCAGCAGTCCTAGCCATGTCTAGAATGCTCCAACGCCTTCAGGAAGTGGAGGAAAAGATCACCCAG AAGAAAGCTCAGACCCAGAATGCTAGAGAGTTTCACAATAAAAGTATCAAGGAGAAAGCGGTCCACCTGAGAGCACTGTTCTCTGGGGATGTGAACTCTACGTGCCAG CTTGATTCTGATAAACAGGCCATTCCCTCAGAGTCTGATCCCATCCTCCCTAACCCCAGTCCAGAAGTCACCTCATTATACCTTTACCCAGATATCACCCTTTCTACCTTCTCACCTCCTCATCCCtattcctcatcctcatcctgtCTACTACAACCTCAG TCTGGATCTGCTGGACAGACCATTCCCTCACCTCACATCCTCCCTGCTCCCCGTCCTAAAATCTCTTCATCACTACTTTGTCCAGAAATCACCCTTTCTACATTTTCACCCCCTCATACATAttctccatcctcttcctcctcttcctgtctaCTTCAACATCAG CCTGGATCTGCTGAACAGACCagtccctctcctcccatcctccctgcTCCCACTCCTAAAGTCACTTCCCTCCTTTGTCCAGAAATCACCCTTTCTACCTTCTCACTCCCTCAAACCGTTTCTTCATCCTCATCCATTCTACTCCAACTCAAG ACCAGTCAATCTGGGGCACTAGATATGCAGCTTTGTAAGAAAGAAATGCAAAGAGATCCCTTGAATGAGTCACATGTG TGTCACAGCAGTGGCTCCACATATGTATCCCAACAACAACGCACTGCAATACTACAACCAAAGCCAGAACCTGGTTTTAATAACGTCAAACAG GTTTCCTTGCGGAGGGAGTTCCCCGGGTCTGGTGACCAGTGTCACTCCTGTCAGAAGCGCGTGTATGTGGTGGAGAGGATCAGTGCTGAGGGACTTTATTTCCACAGGGAGTGCTTTCGCTGTGACACCTGTGGCTCCGTCCTGCGCCAGGGAGGCCATGCCTTCGACTCTGAGCAGG GCAAGTTATACTGCAAGCTGCACTTCACACAACGTAAAAATGGAATGAATCATCGGAGGACATTCAATTCACATCTG GGTCAGAATGGAGCCGGGGTTCAGGAGGGGTCAGGGACACAGACTCCTGACTGTGACACAACAGAAGGCCTGCAGAGCCAGTCACCAGGTACCTTCAGCTCCCGCCTGAGGAAGAGCCTGAGCTGGCCCCTGAGTGTGACCCGGGCTGTGTGTGACTCCCCCCGCCTCCTGTCTCGCTGGGTGTATGGTACGGCCCATGCTGTGGGCCTCCACTTTAGAGCCAATGTGCAGGACTATTTCTTCCTGTATGAGCTGCTGAGCCTGGGAGTGCCTCTGCTGTTCATGCTCCAGGAGGTGCTGCTGCAGATGTACTCTGAAACCGGGCCTGTCTCACAGTCCATCCAGCCCCTACTGCTGTGGCTGGAGGAACACCTAGGTCACAGGCTCATGTAG